From a single Pseudomonadota bacterium genomic region:
- the tolB gene encoding Tol-Pal system beta propeller repeat protein TolB has product MTRKTVRLAAVLLALLLPGLPAPALAELKIVIDEANPKPMPIAITDMQGSGPQESTTGKDISKVITANLERSGLFQPLNPASFIQDASASQQPRFADWRVIGTQALVTGTVKKQADGNLRVEFRLWDAVAEQQLTGLAYSTIPGNWRRIAHIISDEIYKRLTGEEGYFDTQIVYISETGPADNRVKRLAIMDQDGQNHRFLTDGRNLVLTPRFSPTAREITYLSYVNRKPRVYLFNIDVGRQELLGDFPGMTFAPRFSPDGNRVILSQASDGNTDIYTQDLRTRRKTRLTDSTGIDTAPSYAPDGKQIVFESDRGGSQQIYVMDADGGNPHRISFGEGSYGSPVWSPRGDLIAFTRIHGGQFYIGVIRPDGTGERMLANAFHVEGPTWAPNGRVLMYFSETPSGSNRQGRTARLYSVDLTGANLRQVPTPQDASDPAWSPLIP; this is encoded by the coding sequence CCCATTGCCATTACGGACATGCAGGGGTCTGGCCCCCAGGAATCCACAACAGGCAAGGATATCTCAAAGGTCATCACCGCGAATCTTGAACGCTCGGGCCTGTTCCAGCCCCTCAACCCCGCATCGTTTATCCAGGATGCCTCTGCCAGCCAGCAGCCGCGCTTTGCCGACTGGCGCGTCATCGGCACCCAGGCCCTGGTGACCGGTACCGTGAAAAAACAGGCCGACGGGAACCTGCGCGTTGAGTTCCGCCTGTGGGATGCCGTGGCGGAACAGCAGCTGACGGGTCTGGCCTATTCCACGATTCCGGGCAACTGGCGGCGCATTGCCCACATTATTTCTGATGAGATCTACAAGCGCCTGACAGGGGAAGAAGGCTATTTCGACACCCAGATTGTCTATATCTCCGAGACCGGACCGGCCGACAACCGCGTCAAGCGCCTGGCCATCATGGACCAGGACGGCCAGAACCACCGGTTCCTGACCGACGGGCGCAACCTGGTCCTGACCCCCCGCTTTTCCCCCACAGCCAGGGAAATCACCTATCTGTCCTATGTGAACCGGAAACCCCGGGTCTATCTTTTCAACATTGACGTGGGCCGCCAGGAGCTTCTGGGAGACTTTCCCGGCATGACCTTTGCCCCCCGCTTCTCGCCCGACGGCAACCGGGTGATCCTGAGCCAGGCATCTGACGGTAACACGGACATCTATACCCAGGACCTGCGCACCCGCCGCAAGACGCGCCTGACGGACAGCACGGGCATTGACACGGCCCCCTCTTACGCTCCCGACGGAAAGCAGATTGTCTTTGAATCCGACCGGGGCGGATCCCAGCAGATCTATGTGATGGACGCCGACGGCGGCAATCCCCACAGGATCAGCTTCGGCGAGGGCAGCTATGGCAGTCCCGTCTGGTCCCCGCGCGGCGACCTGATTGCCTTTACCCGGATCCATGGCGGACAGTTCTATATTGGCGTTATAAGGCCCGACGGAACCGGGGAGAGGATGCTGGCCAATGCCTTCCATGTGGAAGGACCGACCTGGGCTCCCAACGGGCGTGTCCTGATGTATTTCAGCGAAACGCCCTCCGGCTCGAACCGCCAGGGAAGGACAGCGCGGCTGTACTCTGTTGACCTGACGGGCGCCAACCTGCGCCAGGTGCCGACCCCGCAGGATGCATCCGATCCTGCATGGTCACCCTTGATTCCGTGA